caaaagttttatcacttgaaaatgaatatggTTTCCATTAGATTTGActttttaatttgattttaacaTCACATGCTTGGAAATGCTAATATAAAGCATAATTCTGGTTTACTGCATTCGAAATtttccagaaaaaaagtttagtCATCTTTGTAAAAATCTTAAAACAAAAAGCTATAATTTCAAGCGAATAAACTTAATCATTATCGTCAATTTGACATATATTTTCTTattatttccaaaccaaaaaaatccatcacCAAAGCAACGTTATTTTTTGAGGTctaattttgaacattatCTCATCTCCTTCAGTTCGAAAACTTGACCTTTTGTGTGATTCTGTCCCGTCACATTTCCCAATGCACATTGTTTATTCATTGATCCACAAAGGTTCCCGAGCTCTATCTAGCACCACAGCCAATAATGTACGGCTTTCTCTCAAACTCTTTAGCAACTTGGTTTATTGCAAGCTTCCATGCGTGTAACAATCATAGCAAATACGTCTCTGGGAATTGACATCTTTATCCCATTCCTGGGAGTGTCATTGGCGCGGGATTCTGCAGATAGGACATCACCACCGCCGAGATGGAAAGCCTGGAACATTGGTAATGAAATATAGATGATGCACACTTGGCTTGTTAACTAACGTTGAATACACAAATCCATACTAAAGTCCAAGTCAGACCTCAAGGAAAGAAGCCTGCCTGGAGGAATGGTTGGATATTTGTGCTATTCGTTTTCTGTCAGTACTTTGCCTCCTGTGCGCGTAAACCTGATGAGTAATACATCCTAAATTTGCTGTCTCTCAGACTAGGTCAGTTCTCGGCGGATGTGCTCACAGGCACAAAAACCGatggacagacagacagataaACCAGCCAAGGGGCTGgcgggatggatggatgggctCGACTGGAATGGATAAAACGAACCGAGCAACAAATCGCACCAGGTTGCACCATTTGGCGATCCATTCTTACCCGCCGCTCGGCTGGACATTCGAAACATACGAACAGACCGAGACCATCCCAAATATTGAGCCAGATTTTTACAGTACTCACATAAAGCTGCTCATAATTTGCTTAGTATCATCCGTAAGTTTGGTATTGGCGAAGCTGATGCACGAGCAATACAGGGCGATCCAGGCGCACCATTTCAGCCGCATCATGAGGGCACACATCGAGAAGATCATGCCCAACACGTTCATGTAATCCGGAGTGAGGTCCTCGCCAGGCTGGGCGGACCCATTCTGACTTTGAACCGAGAGGGGATTCGTAAATCTGTGGACAAGAAATTTACATAAATACACTGGGTATTAGACTTATCTACACTGTCTGGGAATAAAGATTGAGAATGagacaacagcaacaacaacaacagcgacAAAACGAGAGCATAAATCGAGGTTGAGAGGAACAAGGAGTTTAAACTTGCGAGAGGGAATAGGAAGAGATGCACTCCGcaaatttaaatatttgttcCTTATCAAGAAATGTTCCGAGACATTCTTAAACTCTGGATATTTGGCAATGTGAACCTTCGTTATTAGAGTTTCGGCATTGAAAAATGGAGTACAAATTGAAGACCAAgccatgaattttgaagaaaaacgttCCCGATATCTTTGGCCAAAGAATTGTTACTGCCCAGGGTTCAAGACTTTAGTATGGGATCAAATCGCAATCTTCAAATAAGTATGAATTTGCTTCCAGATGGATACTTCGATCTTTGGACCCCTATTGATCATACGATTTCGAGTGAACTGAAGCCTGGCTATGATCTACAGCTCTTGTGCGCACCTTAATCCTCTATACAGGAgtcgaaaatgaagaaaaacgaTAAagttttgggtcaaaaattgGGACCTTTTTTCACAATTCAGCAGCCCTTgctcacatttttcaaaataaaaaacatgaaCTAGAAAATAAGAAGTCTTTCAGCTCATTCTCGTATTGATTTGTTCCAAGCCAAGCTCATTCtattgatttgttttacaaAAGTATATGCttttattgcaaatgtatcctcaaaaatgcttttctGCCATCGtggcatatttttttcgaaataagTTTGATCTTTCATGCGGATTTACAACAAGAAAACATAACGTGTTCCAAGAATTTATCTCAAGCTCTATTCTTGATGGACAAgcacttcatttgaaaatcacaTCTAATTTCTTTCCGTATCTTCCAAACTCCTTGCTGTAAAGGTGTTAAAACAAACTAAACATAAAATGCATATAAGCCATAATTATTACATTTATTCTCTTTCTCCGCCACTACAAAATCTGTCGAAATTAAGGTTAGGCTAAATaattttttcaacaatttacAGACTACTATGAGACGAGGTAAAcaaattgttgcaaaaatgtgtttatTAAATTAATTATATTGATGataattttcaagacaatGCCAATTATAATTTCGAGACTTGGCAATGCAATTTAAGTTAAAATATTGACGAAGTAAAATGTTAAACATTGATGAAAAAGGAACCAACACTAACTCAGAAAATAGATGTTCAACACTTGGCTCTCAAAAATAAATCCGATCTCCacttttaattcaaattaCTCAACAGTAACGCCAAGAATGTTTTCATTCTAATCTTTTATATCGTCAGCATCAAAGTTCGATTAgttttagtttcattttttttatctatttttcaaagaaacaacggaggtttttaaagaaaaaaatatgcagtCATCCGTAGAGAAAAAGATTATTTCAAAGTTCGGCAAACTAAAATAGACGAGACAAAACGCACAAGGCCTGGATTTAATAGGatttttggaacttggaactcaCGCTAACTATTTGTTTAATTGTACTGCCAACGGCGGTGTTACACTTTTGCATAGTCttgattggttttgatgaGCCAAACAATGATCCATGTGGACGCAATCAGTGCTTGAGAGACATTAGTATGACGTTCGACGATTCAAGCCAAATTGAGAGCACTCGGTTCTTTGGTATGTCAATGTTAAGAAAGAGATGCCAGTCCCAAATAGGTACGGGCCCTTTTCAATACGGATACCTTGGTACACTGCAACCCGCTTATACCGTCGCTCTCGGGACCGACCCAAATTGACGATACATCCGGATTTTCTCTATTAGGTGCATAACGACGTCAAACACGCATATTAATCTTAAAATACGAGTGTTGAAACGATACATAACTCAAAAGAAGCTGTAATTcttgaaactttattttgatttcCGAGTAGACTATCAAGGATACATTGCCTCAATGTCTTCCGTTTGAGTGAGCCTGTTCTAACCAATAACATTGCAGCGTCAATTTTTTGGGATGTAAGAAGTTCCTGGGCTGTCTTTAACGGCATCTTTGGAAGATCATCTTAGGCTTTTTAAATAGCTTCCcttttttgactgaaatatAGTTTTTGTTTGGGAGGCATACTGAAACTCTAGACAAAGTTGAATTCGGCTTGATTGGAGGCCAAATGAGCTGGCAGGTTGATCAGTTTTAATTcgtgttggttttttttttgttttcaagatcGAATTGACAAGACCAgcttatctttttcaaaaattcaagtgatAAGCTAATTCAGCTGTGGTGTGCATTCAGAAATAAAAGTTTTTTACACCAAAAGGGCATAaagtttgcctcaaaatgacgaTATATCCGGAGTGAGGCGACGCTATAAGAGTAGTCAATTCATATAAAAACGGTGAGAGTGAATCGGGACTGTGAGAAAACGACGATATAATCGACGTTATTGACGTTATAAGCGGAGACGATATTAGCAGGTTCCACTGTATGGCCAAAGGCAGCAAGGCCACTTGGAATGGGCCCatatacagggtggaaagaaattaagggccgctctttgtcgcttctgaaaatccaaccccctaactcaaagaatgacttgatcagattgaatctccagtttttaataaaagggattattgaaaaacctaacaccataccacgaatgatccgaattcactccaaaggagattggtaaccttctgatgtttgcccacctaaagattgagtcctgaaaatccagatttcggccattagcctggtctgttctaaaaggatttatagcatttgcatgaggatctccactctcaaatcgtttgaggatgatcactgaaaggctcaccaaacGTTCCCTTGTCtttaccggccttcaggatgcccttaaccttggttctgaccttcagactgcgctcacttgaattttcagacattgttttgacggcactttatcagagggctacccatcgcctccaggatatcgatagaccatttgtaatatgtcactaggtacttaacagtttctcttaaggaatgcttgtggttcaatgtcaaaaaaaatctttgagcatggagaaatgttgtgaaaaacagccatggaggcccttaatttctttacaccctgtattaTAGTTAGTTTTGTTTTATCAAAGATAGCGAGGTGATGATGTTTCAGAAAATGCATGTAGTGCCATCTAACTCGTCATGATGGGTTCGGTGTGCCATATCAACCGTAATACCATCTATTGACCATTCAAGTAAATGATCCATATCATTTGCATATGACTTGTTTTGACCAAACCTCTTACAGCAATCCGTTCCCTTATTTTGGCTTGCTCTTTGGAGCAACATTTGGAATTAGACTGAGGTGACTATGTAATAAGGAAATGGTGACGACTTTCCTTGTTTTATTGTCTTTCATTGATTCCTCATTCAACGTGGGGccaaaattgagtttctttTTCTAAGATCACCATTAGCACGTTTTTGCC
This DNA window, taken from Tigriopus californicus strain San Diego chromosome 9, Tcal_SD_v2.1, whole genome shotgun sequence, encodes the following:
- the LOC131887392 gene encoding protein Asterix-like isoform X2 produces the protein MNNSNDPRRPEKIVRFTNPLSVQSQNGSAQPGEDLTPDYMNVLGMIFSMCALMMRLKWCAWIALYCSCISFANTKLTDDTKQIMSSFMLSISAVVMSYLQNPAPMTLPGMG